From one Caldichromatium japonicum genomic stretch:
- a CDS encoding PilZ domain-containing protein: MTSHYAQDPHPAPAIDVHIQYGNRHFRRAKGRRLSEQGMYLEVDHLTLPAGTLVVLEVRDIERRWHIPAIVVHQDGSGIGVMFQENRPCNLPSATLPLLTSTCAPALGA; encoded by the coding sequence ATGACCAGTCATTACGCCCAAGATCCGCATCCTGCGCCTGCCATCGATGTCCATATCCAATACGGCAACCGCCATTTCCGCAGAGCCAAGGGGCGCCGTCTATCCGAGCAAGGGATGTATCTCGAGGTCGATCATTTGACCCTACCGGCGGGGACCTTGGTGGTACTGGAGGTACGGGATATAGAACGGCGCTGGCATATCCCGGCGATCGTGGTTCACCAGGACGGGAGCGGGATCGGCGTCATGTTTCAGGAGAATCGGCCTTGCAACCTGCCCAGCGCAACCCTGCCCCTACTCACCAGTACTTGCGCGCCGGCATTAGGCGCCTAA
- the queF gene encoding preQ(1) synthase translates to MPSTPSKTLETFPNPDPNRDYTIRIRIPEFTCLCPKTGQPDFAELLLEYVPDQRCVELKSLKNYIWSYRNEGAFHEAVTNRILSDLAAATEPRFMRLTAAFNVRGGIYTTVIAEHRAAGWQALPPVTLP, encoded by the coding sequence TCGAGACCTTCCCTAACCCAGACCCGAACCGCGACTATACGATCCGCATCCGTATCCCCGAGTTCACTTGTCTGTGTCCCAAGACCGGTCAGCCGGATTTTGCCGAGCTTTTACTCGAATATGTGCCTGATCAGCGTTGCGTAGAACTTAAATCGCTGAAGAACTATATCTGGTCCTATCGCAACGAAGGGGCCTTCCATGAGGCGGTCACCAATCGGATCTTAAGCGACCTAGCGGCAGCGACCGAGCCGCGCTTCATGCGCCTGACCGCTGCCTTCAATGTCCGCGGTGGGATCTATACCACGGTGATCGCCGAGCATCGCGCCGCAGGTTGGCAGGCACTGCCACCCGTCACCCTCCCTTGA
- the rsgA gene encoding ribosome small subunit-dependent GTPase A — protein sequence MTRRRLSQRQIERIKAIQERRRAHLAARCEQALAECEAETLPEEGVVLVQHGLNLLVEDAQGRLARCLARQNLGEIVCGDRVIWQRLPDGQGVVIALLPRTTVFNRLDAEGRERPLVANLSRLLILIAPEPEPSVLLIDQYLLAAECSGIVPILVANKMDLLAEPSEHAEFQGQFAHYAAIGYRIFWVSARHPASLAPLIQELIDQTSVLVGQSGVGKSSLVKALLPDREIQIGRLSEATGLGRHTTSAATCYRLPQGGWIIDSPGVRRFRLGHIDRQAVEWGFREFRDHAGLCRFNNCRHLEEPGCAIRQAVAAGRISPLRLASFHRLLEDCERQALPGGT from the coding sequence ATGACCCGCAGACGGCTCTCGCAACGCCAGATCGAACGCATCAAGGCCATCCAAGAGCGCAGGCGGGCGCATCTTGCGGCGCGCTGTGAGCAGGCCCTGGCCGAATGCGAGGCCGAGACCCTCCCCGAAGAGGGCGTAGTGTTGGTCCAACACGGACTGAACCTCTTGGTCGAGGATGCCCAAGGCCGCCTGGCCCGCTGTTTGGCACGCCAAAACCTAGGCGAGATCGTCTGCGGCGATCGGGTCATCTGGCAGCGCCTACCCGATGGCCAGGGGGTGGTGATTGCCCTACTTCCGCGCACCACGGTCTTCAACCGCCTGGATGCCGAGGGCCGAGAGAGGCCCTTGGTGGCCAATCTGAGCCGTTTGCTGATCTTGATCGCCCCCGAACCTGAGCCGAGCGTCCTCCTGATCGATCAATATCTGCTCGCCGCTGAATGCAGCGGGATTGTGCCCATCCTGGTCGCCAACAAGATGGACCTCTTGGCCGAGCCTAGCGAGCATGCCGAATTTCAGGGCCAGTTCGCACACTATGCAGCGATCGGCTATCGGATCTTTTGGGTGAGCGCCCGTCATCCCGCGTCGCTTGCGCCCCTGATCCAGGAGCTTATCGACCAGACCAGCGTGCTGGTCGGTCAATCCGGGGTTGGCAAATCCTCGCTGGTGAAGGCCTTGCTCCCCGACCGAGAGATCCAGATCGGGCGTCTCTCCGAGGCCACAGGCCTAGGTCGGCATACTACATCAGCGGCGACCTGTTATCGCCTACCGCAGGGGGGATGGATCATCGACTCGCCCGGGGTACGGCGCTTTCGGCTCGGACACATCGACCGCCAGGCCGTGGAGTGGGGATTCCGCGAGTTTCGCGACCATGCGGGGCTATGTCGGTTTAACAACTGCCGGCATCTCGAGGAGCCGGGTTGCGCCATCCGCCAGGCGGTCGCTGCGGGCCGGATCTCTCCCCTGCGCCTGGCGAGCTTTCATCGCTTGCTTGAGGACTGCGAACGCCAGGCGCTCCCCGGGGGTACCTGA
- a CDS encoding DUF3683 domain-containing protein: MSQPAVRIREIPYNYTSFSDREIVIRFLGEQGWELIEQLRSSRRTGRSARMLFEVLGDMWVVTRNPYLQNDLLEDPRRRRLLLEALDHRLDQFELRLNDNRQAAQLLAAARAAVEQFAAWFAEALAKRKRLRRALARVTRPDNIDFGGLARAAHATDATDWRVELPFVVISPDHESEVLPIVRACIDCGLTIIPRGGGTGYTGSAVPLYPDTAIINTEKLDRLSGIEWVELPGVNSKVPTVHCEAGVVTRRVAELAEANGLVFAVDPTSQDASCIGGNIAMNAGGKKAVLWGTALDNLVSWRMVTPQADWLVVERLDHHLGRIHDQPLVRFCLTRLAPDGLTPKGEPEILEIPGSAFRKPGLGKDVTDKALGGLPGAQKEGCDGIITSARFILHRMPEHMRTVCLEFFGNDLDRAVPAIVEIKTLIDAWPGVQTAGLEHLDERYVRAVGYATKSARHELPKMVLLADLVSDDESAVQTAAERVVELIQRRDGEGFIAVSPEARRRFWQDRARTAAVARHTNAFKINEDVVIPLAQLADYSRGIERINIEQSIKNKDAILAALLSYLRGGLPEGEDQQEVDSAEAQAIFKAKRDAACELVERVRARWQAVLAHLDEPAGRHLDLLDDQARARLRPEDTLLSLMLRRDLRQSLRAEVAGPLNEIFAGQEWAGVRSEFQAIHKRLRDSRLFVALHMHAGDGNVHTNIPVHSADYAMLHEAERIVERIMQLATELGGVISGEHGIGLTKLAFWEQDKVDAFIAYKQRIDPRGYFNRGKLLPGADLRLAYTPSLRLVEQEALILEETALGALNDAVKHCLRCGKCKPVCMTHVPRANLLYSPRNKILGAGLIIEAFLYEEQTRRGLSARHFAALNDLADHCTICHKCQHPCPVRIDFGDVTVQMRSILIDRRRRWSSPGVWAAMQLLNRTDPRAIRLLRKWVAEWGLAVLNQIGPLTRRLPAVRDRLALPPATTGRPTLVRQTLDLLNRPVRVAVPKRVFREILGIEDRTWVPILRNPRAAEEGEAVFYFTGCGSERLYSDIGLATLALLWEQGVQAVLPPGYLCCGYPQRALGLEDQGRRITMENRVLFHRVANTLNYLDIRTVLVSCGTCMDQLLEYGFERIFPGCRLLDIHEWLMERGVRLEGVSEAHYLYHDPCHSPMKTYAPLKVATTLLGQPVSPSDRCCGEAGTLGVARPDIANQVRFRKREELAANIRALTGKDRAEDGAVKLLTACPACLQGLARYQDETGLQANYLVIELAERRLGTSWRRQILEHARAGGIEQVLL; the protein is encoded by the coding sequence ATGTCACAGCCCGCCGTCCGTATCCGCGAGATCCCTTATAACTACACCTCGTTTTCTGATCGCGAGATCGTCATCCGCTTTCTCGGTGAGCAGGGATGGGAACTCATCGAGCAGCTGCGCAGCTCGCGGCGCACCGGCCGTTCAGCGCGGATGCTGTTTGAGGTCTTGGGTGACATGTGGGTGGTGACCCGAAACCCCTATCTGCAAAACGACCTGCTTGAGGATCCCAGGCGCAGGCGGCTGTTGCTCGAGGCCCTCGATCACCGGCTCGATCAGTTCGAGCTTCGGCTCAATGACAACCGACAGGCAGCGCAGTTGTTGGCGGCGGCGCGCGCCGCAGTTGAGCAGTTTGCGGCCTGGTTCGCTGAGGCCCTCGCCAAGCGCAAACGCCTGCGCCGGGCCCTTGCCAGGGTGACTCGGCCTGACAACATCGACTTCGGGGGTCTGGCGCGCGCAGCGCATGCGACCGATGCCACCGACTGGCGCGTCGAGCTTCCCTTTGTCGTCATCTCGCCGGATCATGAGTCCGAGGTCCTGCCGATTGTGCGCGCCTGTATCGATTGCGGTCTGACCATCATCCCGCGCGGCGGGGGCACAGGCTATACAGGGTCAGCGGTCCCCCTGTATCCTGACACGGCAATCATCAATACCGAAAAGCTCGACCGCCTCTCTGGGATCGAATGGGTTGAACTGCCCGGTGTGAACAGCAAGGTGCCAACGGTGCACTGCGAGGCCGGGGTGGTGACGCGCCGCGTCGCCGAACTGGCCGAGGCCAATGGCCTGGTCTTCGCCGTCGATCCCACCTCTCAGGATGCCTCCTGTATCGGCGGCAATATCGCCATGAATGCCGGCGGCAAGAAGGCGGTGCTTTGGGGGACGGCGCTCGATAACCTGGTCTCTTGGCGGATGGTCACCCCGCAGGCCGATTGGCTGGTGGTCGAGCGGCTGGATCATCATCTTGGGCGCATCCATGACCAGCCCCTAGTGCGCTTTTGTCTCACGCGTCTTGCACCAGATGGGCTCACCCCCAAGGGCGAGCCGGAGATCCTGGAGATCCCAGGCTCGGCCTTCCGTAAACCAGGACTGGGCAAGGATGTCACGGACAAGGCCCTGGGTGGGCTTCCCGGCGCGCAAAAGGAGGGGTGCGATGGGATCATCACCTCAGCGCGCTTTATCTTGCACCGCATGCCTGAACATATGCGGACGGTCTGCCTAGAGTTTTTCGGCAATGATCTCGATCGCGCAGTGCCAGCCATCGTCGAGATCAAGACGTTGATCGATGCCTGGCCGGGCGTCCAGACCGCTGGCCTTGAACATCTGGATGAGCGCTATGTGCGCGCCGTCGGCTATGCCACCAAGTCGGCGCGCCATGAATTGCCCAAGATGGTGCTCTTGGCCGACCTGGTGAGTGATGATGAATCCGCCGTCCAGACCGCCGCTGAACGGGTAGTCGAGCTGATCCAGAGGCGCGACGGCGAGGGGTTTATCGCCGTAAGCCCAGAGGCGCGCAGGCGCTTTTGGCAGGATCGGGCGCGTACCGCCGCCGTCGCCCGGCATACCAATGCCTTTAAGATCAACGAGGACGTGGTCATCCCGCTGGCGCAGCTTGCTGACTATAGCCGTGGGATCGAGCGGATCAATATCGAGCAGTCGATCAAGAATAAGGATGCCATCCTCGCCGCTCTTCTGTCGTATCTCCGGGGTGGTCTTCCTGAGGGGGAGGACCAGCAGGAGGTGGATTCAGCAGAGGCGCAGGCGATCTTTAAGGCCAAGCGCGACGCCGCTTGTGAGCTGGTGGAACGCGTACGGGCGCGCTGGCAGGCGGTGTTGGCGCATCTGGATGAACCCGCAGGGCGACACCTCGATCTGCTCGATGACCAGGCGCGCGCGCGTCTGCGCCCCGAAGACACCTTGCTGAGCCTGATGCTGCGGCGCGATCTGCGCCAGTCGCTGCGCGCCGAGGTCGCAGGACCGCTCAACGAGATCTTTGCCGGTCAGGAATGGGCGGGGGTGCGCTCCGAGTTTCAGGCAATCCACAAACGGCTGCGCGATTCCAGGCTCTTCGTCGCCCTGCACATGCACGCCGGCGACGGCAATGTGCACACCAATATCCCCGTGCACTCGGCCGACTATGCCATGCTGCACGAGGCCGAGCGCATCGTCGAGCGGATTATGCAGTTGGCAACCGAGCTAGGGGGGGTGATCTCGGGCGAGCATGGGATCGGGCTGACCAAGCTCGCCTTTTGGGAACAAGACAAGGTCGATGCCTTCATCGCCTACAAACAGCGCATCGATCCCCGAGGGTATTTCAATCGCGGCAAGCTGCTGCCGGGCGCTGACCTGCGCCTGGCCTATACACCCTCGTTGCGCCTGGTCGAGCAGGAGGCACTGATCCTCGAGGAGACGGCGCTGGGGGCACTCAATGATGCAGTCAAGCACTGCCTGCGCTGCGGCAAGTGCAAGCCCGTCTGCATGACCCATGTCCCGCGCGCCAATCTGCTCTATTCGCCGCGCAATAAAATCCTGGGGGCCGGTCTCATCATCGAGGCCTTTTTGTACGAAGAGCAGACCCGACGGGGGCTATCAGCCCGTCATTTCGCCGCCTTAAATGATCTTGCCGACCATTGCACCATCTGTCACAAGTGTCAGCACCCCTGTCCGGTCAGGATCGACTTTGGGGATGTCACCGTGCAGATGCGGTCGATCCTGATCGATCGGCGCCGCCGCTGGTCCAGTCCAGGTGTCTGGGCGGCGATGCAATTGCTCAATCGCACCGATCCCCGCGCCATCCGCCTATTGCGTAAATGGGTCGCCGAATGGGGGCTTGCCGTGCTCAACCAGATCGGTCCACTGACAAGGCGGCTGCCGGCGGTGCGCGATCGTCTCGCTCTGCCGCCGGCGACGACCGGACGCCCGACCCTTGTCAGACAGACCCTTGATCTCTTGAATCGGCCGGTGCGGGTCGCTGTCCCCAAGCGCGTGTTTCGCGAGATCCTCGGGATCGAGGATCGTACCTGGGTGCCCATCCTGCGCAATCCCCGCGCTGCTGAGGAGGGGGAGGCGGTGTTTTATTTTACTGGCTGCGGCTCTGAACGCCTGTATTCGGACATCGGCTTGGCGACCCTGGCGTTGCTTTGGGAACAAGGGGTACAGGCGGTGCTGCCGCCGGGCTATCTCTGCTGCGGCTATCCCCAGCGGGCGCTGGGTCTCGAGGATCAGGGGCGGCGGATCACCATGGAAAATCGCGTCCTGTTCCATCGCGTCGCCAATACCCTCAATTATCTCGACATCCGCACGGTCCTGGTCTCCTGCGGGACCTGTATGGATCAGTTGTTGGAGTATGGGTTCGAGCGCATCTTCCCCGGCTGCCGGCTGCTCGACATCCACGAATGGCTGATGGAACGGGGGGTGCGGTTAGAGGGGGTGAGCGAGGCGCATTATCTCTATCATGACCCCTGCCACAGCCCGATGAAGACCTATGCGCCCCTCAAGGTTGCTACCACCCTGCTCGGTCAGCCGGTCAGTCCTTCAGACCGCTGCTGCGGCGAGGCCGGGACCCTAGGGGTGGCGCGCCCTGATATCGCCAACCAGGTGCGCTTTCGCAAACGCGAAGAGCTTGCAGCCAACATCCGCGCCTTGACGGGCAAGGATCGGGCTGAGGATGGGGCGGTCAAACTCCTCACTGCCTGCCCTGCATGTCTGCAAGGGCTGGCGCGTTATCAAGACGAGACCGGACTTCAGGCGAACTATCTGGTAATCGAGCTCGCCGAGCGGCGCTTAGGGACAAGCTGGCGCCGGCAGATCCTAGAACACGCACGCGCCGGTGGGATCGAGCAGGTATTGCTTTAA
- a CDS encoding UvrD-helicase domain-containing protein, whose amino-acid sequence MSELNPQQQAAVRYLDGPLLVVAGAGSGKTRVIAEKIACLIEQAGIAPRHIRALTFTNKAAREMRERVGQRLRSAQSSGLAISTFHRLGLEILRRSPELAALYPGFSLLDAEDAETLLKEVLHEGSLPNGTSPEAIKHQISLWKNDLIDPHQAECLAEDDFGRRLAACYADYERRLRAYNAVDFDDLILLPTRLFQEHPELLAEWRERIRYLLIDEYQDTNSAQYQLLRQLAGERGAFTAVGDDDQSIYAWRGARPENLGRLKNDYPQLTVIMLEQNYRSTGRILGLANALIAHNPHLFVKRLWSAHGAGQPSRVIPCRDETDEAERVVSEILHLRFAERCKLGEIAILFRGNHQARPFEQTLRAHRLLYVLSGGTSFFARTEIKDILAYLRLLANPRDDAAFLRVVNVPRREIGPQTLARLAELSRAQGFGLLAACRDPWVAA is encoded by the coding sequence ATGTCTGAACTCAATCCCCAACAACAGGCCGCTGTGCGCTATCTCGATGGCCCCTTGCTGGTTGTAGCGGGGGCGGGTTCTGGCAAGACGCGGGTGATCGCCGAAAAGATCGCCTGCCTGATCGAACAGGCGGGGATCGCGCCGCGCCATATCCGCGCCCTGACCTTTACCAACAAGGCAGCGCGCGAGATGCGCGAGCGCGTGGGACAGCGGCTGCGCTCTGCCCAGTCCTCGGGGCTGGCGATCTCGACCTTCCACCGCCTGGGGCTTGAGATCCTGCGCCGTTCGCCTGAGCTCGCCGCTCTGTACCCTGGATTTTCCCTGCTCGATGCCGAGGATGCCGAGACCCTGCTGAAAGAGGTCTTGCACGAGGGGTCCCTGCCCAACGGCACGAGCCCTGAGGCGATCAAACACCAGATCTCGCTGTGGAAGAACGACCTGATCGACCCCCACCAGGCTGAATGTCTGGCCGAGGATGACTTTGGGCGGCGGCTTGCCGCCTGCTATGCCGACTATGAGCGGCGCCTGCGGGCCTATAACGCGGTCGATTTCGACGACCTGATCCTGTTGCCGACCCGTTTGTTCCAGGAACACCCAGAGCTCCTCGCCGAATGGCGCGAGCGGATCCGCTATCTCTTGATCGATGAGTATCAGGACACCAATAGCGCTCAATATCAGCTTCTGCGCCAGTTGGCCGGTGAGCGCGGTGCCTTCACCGCCGTCGGCGACGATGATCAGTCGATCTATGCCTGGCGCGGGGCGCGCCCCGAGAACCTGGGGCGTCTCAAGAATGACTACCCCCAGCTTACGGTGATCATGCTGGAGCAGAACTATCGCTCGACAGGGCGAATCCTGGGTCTGGCCAATGCCTTGATTGCCCATAATCCCCATCTCTTTGTAAAGCGCCTGTGGAGCGCCCATGGCGCGGGGCAGCCGTCGCGGGTCATCCCCTGTCGGGATGAGACCGACGAGGCCGAGCGGGTGGTCTCTGAGATCCTGCACCTTCGCTTCGCCGAGCGCTGCAAGCTGGGCGAGATCGCGATCCTCTTTCGCGGCAACCACCAGGCCAGGCCCTTTGAGCAAACCCTGCGCGCCCACCGCCTGCTCTATGTCTTGAGCGGCGGGACCTCCTTCTTTGCGCGCACCGAGATCAAAGACATCCTGGCGTATCTGCGCCTATTGGCCAATCCTCGGGACGATGCCGCCTTTCTGCGGGTCGTCAATGTCCCGCGGCGCGAGATCGGACCGCAGACGCTGGCGCGGCTTGCTGAACTGAGTCGCGCCCAGGGGTTTGGATTACTTGCCGCCTGCCGAGACCCCTGGGTCGCCGCCTAG
- a CDS encoding PA0069 family radical SAM protein, with amino-acid sequence MKRLPAPPRGRAARSNPDNRYAAWQREVVDDGWDSEAEVAPLPTRWQADASRTLIAYNDSPDIPFDRSVNPYRGCEHGCIYCYARPSHAWLDLSPGLDFETRLFYKPDAARLLRAELAHPNYRPAPIALGANTDAWQPGERQFRLTRSILEVAAEFGHPICVNTKSALIERDLDLLVRLAEQHLVHVGISLTTLDRELARRMEPRASAPQRRLETIRRLAAAGVPVRAMVAPIIPFLNDAELEDLLAAARTAGAYDARYSLLRLPHELGELFTDWLEAHYPEKGRRVLNRLRDCHSGRLYDARFGQRLSGSGPYAELLEQRFQRVYRRLGFAEFPPLDISHFRVPGRGEQLALF; translated from the coding sequence ATGAAAAGGCTACCTGCACCACCGCGCGGTCGGGCCGCGCGCTCTAACCCAGACAACCGCTATGCGGCCTGGCAGCGCGAGGTTGTCGATGACGGCTGGGACTCAGAGGCAGAAGTCGCGCCGCTCCCCACCCGGTGGCAGGCGGACGCCAGCCGCACCCTCATCGCCTATAACGACTCGCCCGACATCCCCTTCGATCGCTCGGTCAATCCCTATCGCGGCTGCGAACACGGCTGTATCTATTGCTATGCGCGGCCGTCGCATGCCTGGTTGGATCTCTCGCCTGGGCTCGATTTCGAGACGCGGTTGTTTTACAAACCAGATGCCGCGCGCCTGCTGCGCGCCGAACTTGCGCACCCGAACTATCGCCCGGCCCCGATCGCCTTAGGGGCCAACACCGACGCCTGGCAACCCGGTGAGCGCCAATTTCGTCTCACCCGTTCAATCCTTGAGGTAGCGGCTGAGTTTGGGCATCCGATCTGTGTCAATACCAAATCGGCATTGATTGAGCGCGATCTGGATCTACTCGTCCGCCTTGCGGAACAGCATCTGGTTCATGTCGGTATCTCCCTGACCACCCTCGATCGCGAACTGGCGCGGCGCATGGAACCCCGCGCCTCTGCCCCCCAGCGGCGCCTGGAGACCATCCGCCGGCTTGCCGCTGCGGGCGTGCCGGTGCGGGCGATGGTGGCGCCAATCATCCCCTTCTTGAACGATGCCGAGCTTGAAGACCTGCTGGCAGCGGCGCGTACAGCCGGCGCCTACGATGCCCGTTATAGCCTATTGCGCCTGCCGCATGAGCTCGGAGAGCTCTTTACAGATTGGCTTGAGGCGCATTATCCGGAGAAAGGCAGGCGGGTCTTGAACCGATTGCGCGACTGTCACAGCGGCAGGCTCTATGATGCCCGCTTTGGCCAACGCCTCAGCGGTTCTGGGCCCTATGCCGAGCTGTTAGAACAGCGTTTCCAGCGCGTCTATCGCCGCCTGGGATTCGCCGAGTTCCCACCGCTCGATATCAGCCACTTTCGGGTACCAGGGCGGGGGGAACAACTGGCCCTGTTCTGA
- a CDS encoding DUF2782 domain-containing protein encodes MPFFKHLPTWFFVATFTLAHAQEGGGKGSFLQAPELVPAPITEEAVEPEITIKESGRTTIYEYRVRGVLYMVKVQPQFGPSYYLYDINGDGMIDAQERAATNITIPQWILFQWE; translated from the coding sequence GTGCCCTTTTTTAAACATCTTCCCACTTGGTTCTTCGTCGCTACCTTTACCCTCGCTCATGCCCAAGAAGGGGGAGGGAAGGGTAGTTTTTTACAGGCACCAGAGCTTGTGCCGGCACCGATTACGGAGGAGGCGGTCGAGCCGGAGATCACCATCAAGGAATCCGGACGCACGACTATCTATGAATACCGGGTGCGCGGGGTGCTCTATATGGTCAAGGTCCAGCCTCAGTTCGGCCCGTCGTATTATCTCTATGACATCAATGGGGACGGGATGATCGATGCGCAGGAACGCGCGGCCACCAATATCACAATCCCTCAATGGATTTTGTTTCAATGGGAGTGA
- a CDS encoding zinc metalloprotease HtpX encodes MHHPWYIHRLLNRLQSALLIGFLMGLSALAGGLLLGELGVWIALGAAIAALAAEPAMGTGLTLRLYRARPIHPTEAPELWSWLDRLARRAGLPATPRPYYVPSRMVNAFATGAKGAAAIALTDGLLRTLTPRELAGVLAHEVAHIAHDDLRVMGLADTISRLTSWLAAAGQLAVLLSLPLLLTGQSQINLWGLLLLAIAPQLALLAQLGLSRVREFDADRAAAQLTGDPLGLAAALVKIERVQRPWLGWIFPGWANPEPSWLRTHPPTEQRVARLRELSSTPQPPEFQDLGRFIRTIPLRTQPPRWYFGGFWR; translated from the coding sequence ATGCATCACCCCTGGTATATCCATCGTCTGTTGAATCGACTACAAAGCGCGCTCTTGATCGGCTTTTTAATGGGCCTTTCGGCCTTGGCGGGGGGACTGCTGCTAGGTGAGCTAGGTGTATGGATCGCGCTGGGCGCGGCCATCGCTGCCCTGGCCGCCGAGCCGGCGATGGGTACGGGCCTGACCCTGCGCCTGTACCGCGCCCGCCCCATCCATCCCACCGAGGCCCCTGAGCTTTGGTCATGGCTCGATCGGCTCGCACGCCGCGCCGGGTTACCCGCCACACCCCGGCCCTACTATGTACCCAGCCGCATGGTCAACGCCTTCGCCACCGGCGCCAAAGGCGCCGCAGCGATCGCCCTCACCGATGGGCTTTTGCGCACCCTGACGCCGCGCGAGCTGGCCGGGGTCTTGGCCCATGAGGTGGCCCATATCGCCCATGATGACCTGCGGGTCATGGGGCTGGCAGATACCATCAGCCGTCTCACGAGCTGGCTGGCCGCGGCAGGTCAGCTTGCCGTCCTTTTGAGCCTGCCGTTATTGCTGACAGGACAATCGCAGATCAATCTTTGGGGCCTGCTACTCTTGGCGATCGCCCCCCAGCTCGCCCTGCTGGCGCAATTGGGATTATCGCGGGTACGTGAGTTCGACGCCGATCGCGCTGCTGCCCAACTAACCGGCGATCCCCTGGGTCTGGCCGCAGCCCTCGTCAAGATCGAGCGTGTTCAGCGCCCTTGGCTGGGCTGGATCTTCCCAGGTTGGGCCAATCCCGAACCTTCCTGGTTGCGCACCCATCCGCCAACCGAGCAACGGGTCGCGCGCCTGAGGGAGCTAAGCAGTACCCCACAACCGCCTGAGTTCCAGGATCTAGGACGCTTCATCAGGACGATCCCGCTGAGGACCCAACCGCCGCGTTGGTATTTCGGCGGTTTTTGGCGCTAA
- a CDS encoding IS630 family transposase: MGEKRALLAEQDAQIRKLMCDGTPDELKLPFALWQLILDRFGIELRPQGEGKYMVRWGLTPQKPIRRAYEQSPPAGKTWLEEIYPDIARRAKAEGAEIHWGDETGLRSDEVRGRSYAPAIKTSEIRVTHRREGLSVISTLTNRGKVRRKAFAGAMNADILIDFMKRLVKDARGKKIFLILDNLRVHHTKPVKAWLAACANQIEASSLPPYSPALNPNEMLKATITAQAPSRAKDDLKKATVSHLRRLLNSPQRIMRYFQHPKLHDAT, translated from the coding sequence GTGGGTGAGAAGCGGGCGCTGTTGGCGGAGCAGGACGCCCAGATACGCAAGCTCATGTGCGACGGGACACCGGATGAGCTGAAGCTGCCGTTTGCGCTGTGGCAGTTGATCCTCGACCGTTTTGGCATCGAGCTCAGGCCGCAGGGGGAAGGCAAGTACATGGTGCGCTGGGGATTGACGCCCCAGAAACCGATTCGGCGCGCCTATGAGCAAAGCCCGCCGGCGGGCAAGACGTGGCTTGAGGAGATCTACCCGGACATTGCCCGGCGCGCCAAGGCCGAGGGCGCCGAAATCCACTGGGGCGATGAAACGGGGCTGCGCTCGGACGAGGTGCGCGGGCGCTCTTATGCGCCGGCGATCAAGACGTCCGAGATTCGCGTCACGCACCGTCGCGAAGGCCTGTCGGTGATCTCGACGCTGACCAACCGCGGCAAGGTGCGTCGGAAGGCGTTCGCGGGGGCGATGAATGCCGACATCCTGATCGACTTCATGAAGCGGCTCGTCAAGGACGCCAGGGGCAAGAAGATCTTCCTCATCCTCGACAACCTGCGCGTGCATCACACCAAGCCGGTCAAGGCGTGGCTGGCTGCATGCGCCAATCAAATCGAGGCCTCCTCCCTCCCCCCCTACAGCCCAGCACTGAACCCCAACGAGATGCTCAAGGCCACCATCACCGCGCAGGCGCCCTCCCGCGCCAAGGACGATCTGAAGAAGGCGACCGTCAGCCACCTGCGCCGCCTTCTCAATTCCCCCCAACGCATCATGCGCTACTTCCAGCATCCCAAGCTCCATGATGCCACGTAA
- a CDS encoding 3'-5' exonuclease has product MVWLERLWREEFSQRGLLDLVDHLKLLDVLDRLDEAEAEDRVHLLTIHAAKGLEFAHVFLVGMEEGLLPHRTSIEEDSIEEERRLAYVGITRARKTLTLTFAQRRRRAGEVIETEPSRFLGELPLSELLWEGKPAAETPDPKARGRAHLSTLKAMLAAG; this is encoded by the coding sequence CTGGTCTGGCTTGAGCGTCTGTGGCGTGAAGAGTTCAGCCAACGGGGATTATTGGACCTGGTTGATCATCTCAAGCTCTTGGATGTCCTCGATCGGCTCGATGAGGCCGAGGCTGAGGATCGGGTGCATCTGCTCACCATCCATGCCGCCAAGGGGCTTGAGTTTGCCCATGTCTTTTTGGTGGGGATGGAAGAGGGGCTATTGCCCCATCGTACGAGCATCGAGGAGGATTCAATCGAGGAGGAGCGGCGACTGGCCTATGTCGGCATCACCCGCGCCCGCAAGACCCTGACCTTGACATTCGCCCAGAGGCGCAGGCGTGCGGGGGAGGTGATCGAGACCGAACCCAGCCGTTTTTTGGGCGAACTGCCGCTAAGCGAACTGCTGTGGGAGGGCAAACCGGCGGCCGAGACCCCGGACCCCAAGGCCAGGGGCCGGGCGCATCTGAGCACGCTCAAGGCGATGTTGGCTGCAGGCTAA